GTTTCACTAGTTGCAGGCCCATCCGGTGTTGCCGTTCGGGCACCATGCGGAGCCTTGCTTGGCGGCGAGACCCTTGAATGCCGTCGACTTTGCGTGGCCGTCGGCGTAGGTGACGTTGATCGTCGACTTGTTGTGCCGACCGGTCTGGAGGTCGCCCTTCATTTGCGGGAAGGAGTTCCATGAGACGTTGTAGAGGCTACAATCGACGCCCTGAGCATCGGGGCCGGAGGTCGGTCCGTTGGGGCATGCACCAGCAACGTAATCGAGCCCACCGTAGGCACCTGGCTGAACCATGTTGTACTGGTAGAGGACCACGTTTCCGCCATTGATGACCAGGACTTTATCGGCGACGCCATCGATTGCGGTGGTGCTGAGCGGCCAAGAGTGATTGGGATCGAAGATCGGCACACCCATGAGGTTCCAGTTGACGCCGTAGTTGCCGAGGCCGGGGTTGCCGTTAGAGTTCGGCGAGTTCGGGCTTCGGAAGATGTTGAGGCTCTTATGATAGGGCCACGTGGTTTCGCCGTAGGTCCACCAAATCTGAGTCGGGTTTTGGTCGTTATCCGAGCACCAAGTCCATGCGTGATCGGTACCGAGCATGTTGTAGTCGGGCGGAGTAGCTTGTGCTACTGGGATTGGGTCCTTGGTCATTGCCATCGGCAACAGGTCGTCGAAGTCAGTCGAGTACATCATCATCGACAGACCCATCTGCTTCATGTTGCTTAGGTCAGTGGCTTTCTTGGCCGCGACCTTTGCCTGGGCAAAGACCGGGAAGAGGATTGCAGCGAGAATGGCGATGATCGCGATGACCACCAGCAGCTCGATGAGGGTGAATGCATAAGTTCTTTTTGACATCTCTCTACCTCAGAGATTTGCCGTCGGCTTGACCCGGTCGGCTTATTTCAGTGGGAGTGTAACACTGGTTCTTAACTTTTGCGAGAGACAAAATTCGATCAATCGTTTGATTTCTCTTACACCCCTGGTTACGGCTTAATTTGAACCTGACCAAGGGTTTGCCAGCCGTCAATCTTGTCGATTTGATTGGCAAATTCGACGTCGGGAACCCGGTTGTAAGGATCGATTACGCCGAGGGCGAGACGATATTTTCCCGGCTTTGTGGCGAAAGAAACCGACCCATTTGCGCTGAAGTTTCCGGGTAGCCACTTGCGAATATCGATGGTCGAATCGGTCTGGGCGGCAACGTGGTCTTGGTCATCGAGCAGGGCGAAGCGAACGGTCCAGAGGTAGTAGAACGGGGCGACACCGTCGTTCGTTCCTTCGATTCTGAAGGCGAGATTTTTCCCGTCGATTTGAGCGAATGCTTTGGTGAGGGAAAACTGATAACCCATTGTGCGGATGAGTTGGCGGCAATTGGACTTGAACGTGTCGGACTCGATATTTTCAAGAGCTGGGCAGTAGGGACCGATCCACGTGAAGTGGACATCTTGGACGGCCTTAAGGGTGGTCGAGTATTCGTCCACCATGTACTGTTTAGACGCAAAGGGCACCATTTCGCCTCCGCGCGGATACTGCTTCCAATTCGCTCCGAGGTTGTGGGCTAAGATTCCAGGCAAGAATTTCCAGTCCTCGGAACCGACGGTGTCTTGAGGAATCATGTCGTCGTGGAAGCCAAGGTTAGTGTAGGAGCCAGCGACACCGGACGGATTGCGAGCCATCAGCTTCTTGTCGGGAAAGGCCTTCGTCATGGTGTCGAGGACCTGCTTTTGAAAATCATCGGACGCGAATAACTCCGTCCGCGGCCAGGTGTGCCACTCGCCCCAGAATCCTAGGAGGCCAACTTGGATAAAGGCTACTCTGGGATTGGAGTTATACCGGGCACCCAAAGCCTTGATGAACTTGAGAAGCGCCTTCTGCAGGCGAGGATTGCTGTAGTCTGGACTTTTGCCTCCGCCGTAATCGGTGTAGGGCGTCATCTTCAGTCCAGCATCGATCAGCCATTGGGGCACTCCCGTCTTTTCGGTGGGATAGTCCATGTTGACTCGGAAGACGACAAGTTTGCCTTTTGCGGCAGGAATATCCCAAGTCTTCTTCTCCCATTCGTCGAATTTGTACACGCCGTCCTGCGGTTCTAGTTCGTTCCATTTGACGTTGAAATAAACCATCGAATAGGGTTGTTGAATCTGAGAACCTTCGCCGACGTAGGGGGCCCAGCCCTTGAGGGGATTGACGATTGGTCCGGGGGCAGGTTTGTACGTCCACTCGTAGGTGGTGCCAAGAAAATGGGCGGCGAGGAGGGCGGTAATCATGGTCTTGTCTTCATTCTAAAGGATCGCAGAGCGAGATTCAGAAATCAAACGATTGACTGTTTGATCGTTCGGAATTCGTACGATTCGAGCCTGGAAAGCGACGTATCATCGTGGGGAGCCGCGCAGAAAAATGTTGTCTTCTTTGAAATTTGCTATCCTTGGTGCCGGTGGTCGGGGCCAGATGTTCAGCGAGTGGCTGGCGAACGAATGCGGACCAGGATCGGTGGTCGCGGTCGCCGAGCCCGACCCCGTCCGACGGGCCCTCGTTTCGGATGCCCACGGTATTCCCGCTTCGCACTGCTATGAGACTTGGGAAGAGCTTTTGGCTCAGCCGAAGCTGGCCGACATTGTGATCAACACGACTCAAGATCACGCCCATATCCGCTCGGCAGTGAAAGCGATGGAAGTCGGCTACCACATGCTTTTGGAGAAGCCAATGGCGGTGTCCTTGGCCGACTGCGAGACGATCAACGACGTGCGAAAACGCACCGGCCGAATCGTCAGCGTGTGCCACAGCCTCCGCTACCATTCGGCGTTCACCGAGGTGCGAAACATCATTCAGTCAGGCGTGTTGGGCGAGGTGGTTTCGTATGATCAGCTCGAAGCAGTCGAGCACATTCATATGTCGCATTCGTTTGTGCGAGGGAACTGGGGCAACGAAGGCGCTTCGACCTTTATGCTTCTGGCGAAGAGTTGTCACGACATCGATATTCTCATGGATATGGTCGGCTCCGAGGTCACCAGCGTTTCTTCGTACGGCAAGCTGAGCTTCTTCCGCAAGGAGAATGCCCCCGAGGGAGCGCCTAAATTCTGCGTTGAGGGATGTCCGGCCTCAGAAACTTGTCCGTACGATGCGACGAAGATTTACCTGAGCGATTCTGGTTGGGCCCGATACGTCGGTTTCCATCGCTTAGCGCGTCAGCAGGCGATCGACGCCTTACGTGTTAGTAGCTACGGCAAATGCGTTTTTCAATCGGATAACGATGTGGTGGACCACCAGGTTGTGGCGCTCAATTTTGAGTCCGGTGCTACGGCGACGTTTACCATGACGGCGTTTACGCCGACAGGTGGGCGCTTCATCCGAGTACACGGCACCAAGGGCTACTTGGAAGCCAAAATCGACGAGCGAAAGCTGACCTATTGGGAGTTTTGGCGAAGCAACAAGAAGACGGAAATCGACCTTCCGAACTCGAAAGGCGCTCATGGCGGCGCAGACGCCGAAGTGATGAAGATTCTGATTCGAGCCGTCGAGCAAAACGATCCATCGCTGGTTCGAACGGATACAGAGACATCGTTAAGGACACATACGGTGGTATTTCGAGCCGAAGAATCGCGACGGACTGGGCAAACCGTTGATTTGCGGTCCCAGATCGGCGCGCACTAGCTACTTCATTAGACGGATATTTTTGATCGTGATCGGCGGTGTGAGCGACTGCTCCTTCGACGGTTGGCCCTGAATCTTCCTGACGATCTCCATGCCTTTGACCACGTGCCCGAAAGCGGCAAACCCCTGTCCGTCGGGATTGCGCTTGCCGCCGAAATCAAGTTCGGGCTGGTCGCCAATGCAGATGAAGAAGTCGGAAGTGGCGGTGTCGGCACCGTCACGGGCCATGGAGATTGTGCCGTCGAGGTGCTTCAGACCGGTTTTGTTGGTGCGCTCAAGCTTGATCGCCGGATAGTCCATCTTTTCAAACTTGGGATTCACTCCGCCCTGGATCACCTCGATCTTGATCTTCTTGTCGGGTTGGTTGTCCATGGTCACGGTGCGGTGGAAACGAGCGTCCTTGTAGCGACCGGCATCGACGTAGCGGAGAAAGTTCTTGGTGGTGACTGGGGCCTTGTCCGGTTCCAGTTCAACCGTGATGTCGCCAAGCGTAGTTTCGATGACGACCTTTGGCTTCGCCGACGGGAGTGCGAATGGGACCAGCAAGAGGCCGAGCAAAAGCCATTTCATAATCGTAGTTTAACGCTTCGGGCGAAGCAAGATGAAGGGGAAGTAGACTTGCGGCATGAATCGTTTGCAGATTGGCACCTCGGGCGTCGAGGCGTCGGAAATCTCCATCGGCTGTATGCGGATTGGCGGCATGGAGCCGTCTGCGATCGACGAATTGATCCGCTCGTCACTGGACTTGGGAATCGACTTCTTCGACCACGCTGACATCTACGGCGGCGGCAAGTGTGAGGAGGTCTTCGCGGCTTCGGTGAAGCGCCTGGGCCTGGACCGAAGCAAGATCATTCTGCAAAGCAAGTGCGGCATCCGCAAGGGATTTTTCGACTTCTCGAAGGAGCACATTTTGACGTCGGTGGACGGAATTCTGAAGCGGCTCGATACCGACTACCTCGACATTCTGCTCCTGCACCGACCGGATACGTTGATCGAGCCGGAAGAGGTCGCCGAGGCGTTCGAGACCGTCTCCAAAGCCGGAAAGGTGAAGAATTTCGGCGTCAGCAATTTCAACCCACAGCAGGTCGAACTGCTGCAGGCGTCGCTTCCGATGAAGCTCCACGTCAACCAGCTTCAGCTCAGCGTGATGCACACGGGCATGATCGACCAGGGCTTGACGGTGAACATGAAGCATGAGAACTCGGTGGACCGCGATGGCGGCATCCTCGACTACTGCCGACTGAAGAAGATCACGATTCAGCCGTGGTCGCCATTCCAATTCGGCTTCTTCGAGGGCGTGTTCGTGGATAATCCCAAGTTTCCTGAGTTGAACAAGGTGCTCGATACGCTTTCGACCGAATACGGCGTGACGAAGACGGGAATGGCGATCGCATGGCTCCAGCGGCATCCGGCGAAGATGCAGACGGTCTTGGGAACGACGAAGCCGAGCCGAGTGAAGGAAGTTGCCGACGCGTGCAAGATCGACCTTTCGCGTCCGCACTGGTACGAGATCTACCGCGCGGCGGGCAATATTCTGCCGTAGTCGGTAATCTGGCCGAATGGTGCTCAGCATTCTGCTTGCCGGAACAATGGCGTTCCAAAAGCCGCAGAACTTCGTCGTGATCTTCGTCGACGACATGGGCTACGGCGACCTTAGTTGTTACGGCAATACACGCTACAAGACGCCGAACCTGGACCGCATGGCTGCCAACGGCGCGAAGTTCACCAACTTCTATGTGGGGTCGCCAGCGTGTAGTCCATCGCGCGCATCCCTGCTGACGGGGTGCTATCCCACCCGTGTGTCGGTTCCTCAGGTTCTTGGTCCCGACTGGAAAACGGGTCTTAATCCAGATGAGATCACGATTCCTCGAATGCTGAAAGCCAGTGGCTACGCCACGGCCTGCGTTGGCAAATGGCACCTGGGGGTCAAGAACCTGATGCCGACCCACCAGGGCTTCGACGAGTTCTTTGGACTACCGTATTCCGCCGACATGTGGCCCCCGAACGGCAACTGGCCCCGTCTCTTTCTGTACGAAGGTGATAAGCCACTAGAAGAGATTAAGAACCTCGACGATCAGGCGCAACTGACGCGCCGATACACCGAGCACGCCCAAGAATTCATCCGCAAAAACAAGAAGAAGCCGTTCTTTTTGTACATGACTCACTCTATGCCACACGTGCCGATTGCGGCAAGCAAACGATTCCTTGGCAAGAGCAGGGCGGGACTTTACGGCGACGTAGTTCAAGAAATCGATTGGTCGGTGGGCGAAGTTTTGAAGACGCTCAAAGAGCAAGGATTAGAGAAGAATACGCTCGTCACGTTCTCATCCGACAACGGTCCGTGGCTCCCTTATGGCGATCATGCTGGTTCGGCCGGGGGCCTGCGAGAGGGCAAGGGGACGACGTTTGAGGGTGGCTTCCGGGAACCAGGAATTTTCTACGAACCCGGATTCGTTCCCAAGGGCCTCGTCGTCAACGAAATGGCTTCCACGATGGACTATCTGCCAACTTTTGCGAAGCTGTCGGGAGCGACCTTGCCCAAGAATGAGATCGACGGGCATGATATTCGCGACCTGATCACGGGCAAGAAGGGAGCGAAGACGCCTTGGGACGCCTTCTACTACTATTGGCCAGGCGAACTGCAAGCGGTTCGGAGTGGAGATTGGAAGCTCCACGTCCCTCACAACCACCGACACCAGACGTACCCAGCCGGCACGGGCGGCAAGCCAGCGGGCGAGGTGACAGAGCACATCGGTTTGTCGCTGTTCAATATCACGAAAGACCCGGCGGAAACGACAAACGTGGCTGACCAACATCCCGAGATCGTCGAGCGCCTGTTGAAATTGATCGAGGAAGCTCGCCAGGATTTCGGCGACACGCTCACCAAAAGGGTCGGTTCGAAGGTTCGACCGCCCGGAAAGGTCGATCCTACGGGTTAGCGGACTTCACGCAACGGAACCCGACATGGCACAAGCCGGTGTCGGGCGAGGACTTCATGCGGGCGCTGGGGCGATAGCCGCGGCAGCAATCGGGAGCGCACAGGAACGAGCCGCCGCGCATGACGCGCTTCGGAACGTTGGGCTCGTCGGGGTCGGTGGATGACTTCGGACCCTGCGGATTGTCCTTCGGCGAACGCTTGTAGTAGTCGGGTTGGTACCAGTCGGAAGTCCATTCCCACACGTTTCCGGCCATGTCGTACAGGCCGATGGGCGACGGCGGGAAGCTTTCGACGGGGGCCGTCTCCTTGTAGCCGTCGGTGTCGTCGTTCTTTTCGGGGAACTGCCCTTGCCAAATGTTGGCTTGTGGCTTCTTGTCGTCGTAGTCTTGGTCGCCCCAAACGTATTCGGACGGCTTGCCCTCGGAGCGGGCGGCATACTCCCATTCGGCTTCGGTCGGGAGTTGCTTACCCGCCCATTTGGCGTAGGCGACGGCATCGTCCCAACTAACTTGGACCACCGGGTACTCATCCTTGCCTTTGATCGAAGTTTCGGGACCGTAGGGATGCTGCCAGTTGGCGCCCGGCATGTACGTCCAGCCTTTGCCTTCGACGAAGATTCCCGCGCCGGGTTTGAGGTCTTGGGGATCGACGCCGGGAAAATCTTTGGGGTCGGGTTGCCGCTCGGCGGTGGTCACGTAGTGGGTGGCCGAGACGAACTTGGCGAACTGTCCGTTAGTGACCTCGTGCGGGTCGATGTAGAACGAGTTGACGCTGACCGTGTGAATAGGCAGTTCGTCGCTGAGGCCGCTTTCGGAACCCATTTTGAAGGTTCCGCCCTTGATCAAGATCATCTCATCGCTGATCGTGGGCTTGGTGGCGGTGGGGAGAGCGGGAGCGGCGGTTGTTGGCGCCGACGAGCAACCGGCCAGGGCTAACCCAAAAAACAGCCATTGAGTTAGAATTGGCTTTGATGCTGGGATTGATCTCGCTCCTCGTAGCTGCACGGACTTCTGTCAGTATACAGGCACCCAGGCCGAACGTCGTTTTCTTCCTGGTCGACGACTTGGGCTGGCAGGACACGTCGCTGTCGTTCGGATTGCGGGAAAAGCTGGTAGGGCGACATTTTCGAACGCCCAACGTGGAGGCACTGGCCAAACGTGGGGTGCAAGTCAATCAAGCCTATGCCGCCGCGCCGGTGTGCACTCCATCCCGCGTGACGCTCTTGAGCGGCATCAACCCGGCCCGAAACCACATCACCAATTGGGTTTACGACGGTCGCGATACCGATGGACCCGACCCGACAATCACCTTACCTGACTGGCGAGCGATCGGTTTTCAGCCCGGCGACGCCACGACATTGCCGCAGGTCTTCCACGACTCGGGCTACTACACGGTCGAGATCGGGAAGGCCCATTTTGGCGCGTGGCATACAAAGGGCGAACGCCCGACCAACCTCGGTTTTGATCGTTCAATTGCGGGTTCGGCGGCGGGCAACCCCAACAGCTATTACGGTCTCGATAACTTTGCGCGGAAGAAAAAGAATCCCAACGATCCTCCGGCATTGGATGATATTCAGGAGCTCGACGCCTACCACGGCAAAGACATCTATCTGACCGAGGCTTTGACGGCCGAGGCGGTGAAGGAAATCCATCGCTCGGCGGAGATGAAGAAGCCGCTCTTTCTTTGGTTTGCTACCTACGCGGTACACGCGCCGATCCAGGCGAACAAGAAATACCTGAGCCATTACAAGGGCATGGACCCCACCGAGGCGGCCTACGCGACAATGGTCGAATCGTACGATGTGGCGCTCGGCCAGCTTGTCTCCACATTGAAGAAGATGGGCGAACTCGACAACACGATCATCGTCTTCACGAGCGACAATGGCGGGCTCTCGGTTTCCCAGCGGGGCGGATATCCGAACCTCCACAACCTTCCGCTTCGGAGCGGAAAAGGCTCGGCGTATGAGGGCGGAACGCGGGTGCCGCTCGTGTTTGCCGGGCCGGGAATTCCGGCGGGCAAGGTGCTGGCGAAGACCTTCATCACGTCGGAAGACTTGTTTGCCACCATGCCCGATCTGGCCGGAATCCGGGCCAATGCGCCGGACGGCTATTCCTTCAAGACCGAAGTGACCCAGGGCAAGGACAGCGAGCGGGAGCAGGTGAACGTTTGGCATTTTCCGCACTATCGCGGCGGCCGGGGGCCGGGGCTCCAGCCGTTCTCGTCGATCCGCATGGGAGCCTTCAAAGCGATCTTCTTCTACCCGGATCGAAAGTGGGAGCTATACAACCTCGAAACCGACATCGGCGAGACGCGCGACCTGAGCGCCTTCAACCCCAAACAGCTCAAGATATTGGCCGACCGGCTCCTGTTGGAACTGAGGAAGATGGGCGCACAATTCCCAACCGACCCGAAGACAGGGCAACTCATCGAGCCGGTCTATTTGTAGTCTCTGATTCGATATAGACTGATCTTTTAAGCTGCGACTTCGTCCATGAAAATATTTTGTTCTATAACGAATATTTTCATATATACTGTAAGTCGTGCAAAGCCCGCGATGGCGCGAGATCGCCGATGAACTGAGTTTTGAGATATCGACTGGCAAGTATGGTCCGGGCGACCAACTGCCATCGGCGGCGGCTTTGGCCGACGCGACGGGCGTCAGTCGATTGACGGCGAATCGTGCGTTGGAAGAGCTTCAGCGGCAGGGCGCAGTGGTCCGCGATGGGCGTCGAGGAACCGTCGTCGCCCCCCGAGTAAAGCGGCGAACGGGCCGCATCGCGCTCATCGTCGACCAGATCGACCACATCCAGAACTTTCCGAGGCCGGAACTGTTAGCGGGCATTCACGACGGGTTGGGAGACGAATTCAACCTTTTGCTTTGCGATGCCAAGGCGGACCCGAAACGAGAAATCGATCTCCTCAACCAAATGGCGGAAGAGTGCGATGGGATTCTGTGCTGGTCGACGGACGGGAGCCGCGCTGGCGAGGCGATGAATCGCCTTCGAGCGAAGGGCGTTCCTCTTGTCTTGCTGGACCGCATTCCCGACGGGGCCCTTGCCGACGCGGTGGTGCCGGACAGCGTCAAGGCCACCCGAGAAGCCCTGGAATATCTCATCGCCGAAGGCCATACGCGCATCGCGCTGTTTACGTTTGACAAGCCGGACGTCTCGACCGTCGTCGAGCGGTGCTCGACGTACGAGAAAATCATGGCCGAACACGGGCTCGAAACGAACGGCTTGGTCCGCAAGTTCGCCCCCTCGCTGGAAGTTTCGGATCGGGCGTACTTCGACCAAGCGGTGTCGGATGCGCTGTTCGCGATGGCGCGCTCGGAGGACCCGGTCACGGCCGTCCTCTGCATTCAGGATCTCATGGGCTACGCGGTGCTCGCGGGGGCCGAGAACCTGGGCCTAGAGATTCCCAATCAGCTCGAAGTCGTGACGTTCAACGATTGGCCGCCGATCTGGCTTCGCCGTCCGTGGCAGGCACATCGCATCGCGATTCTGCCGGAGCAGATGGGGAGCAAAGCGATCGAGCTTTTGCGAGCGCAGATCGATGGTCAGCCGACCGAGCACGGCACCTATCGCGTTCCGGCTAAGTTCGTCGCCGTCGACGGACTGTTCAGTACAGATTCAATTCGCACTCAATCATAACCAACGAAGGTAATCCATCATGCAACGAAAAGCATTCACTCTTATCGAACTTCTCGTCGTCATCGCGATCATCGCGATCTTGGCGGCGATTCTCTTCCCGGTGTTCGCGCAGGCGAAAGTGGCGGCCAAGAAGACGGCCAGCCTTTCCAACCTGAAGCAATTAATGACGTCCGTATTCATTTACTCGTCGGACAACGACGACTTCATCCCGCATTCCAACGAATACGAACCGTACATCTTTATGACGCGCTTGCTTCCGTACACCAAGAATCGTGAGATCTTCAAGATTCCCGCGAGCACGTCGCCGCAGGGCACGCTCCAACGCAAACAGCACGACAACGGCTTTGGCGACTATATGCTCCCGCCGAGCGACGGATGCGTCGGTCTTGGGACTTCGACGGTCGGCACGGCCAAGTGGTACAACGACATCTATCCCGCCGACGACTACAACGTCAATAAGTGCTTGTTTGGCTATCAGGGTGGGCAGTGTACGGGCGCTTACGGCTACTTCCAACCTGCGCCGAACACGGTGACGGGCTCGCCCGGTGGCGAAGGCCAGACTGGCGTGGGACCGGGCTACGGACAGACGCAATTTACGTCGGTGTCGAAGGTCGTTCTGTTCTCCGAATTCCCCGAGCATGGCAATCAATGGCCGGGTGGCGGTGGCGTTCCCTTCTGGGGCGGCAACTTCGAAGGCTACTGGAACCAAGGTAGCAATGTCGGGCACATGGATGGCCACGCGAAGTACTACAAGACCAACAAGCTTCTGCCGCCGCCGGACAACTACGGCGACACCGGCACGGGCCCTTACGGCCCTTCGTGGAACGACGGCAACCCGCGCCGAGGCACCAGCTTCCAGTGGTGGGGTACGAACTTTGCTTCGCCGGATAACCAGTAACGACCGATCCCCCTCTGGCGAACCAGAGGGGGAGTTTCCCTCATGAAAACCCGAAAGACTTCCAACACTCTTTGGCTACCCGCCGTATTACTCGTCGGTACGGTCATGACCGGTTGTAGCATTGGCAATGCGCCGCAGGCGTTGTCGCCCGAAGAGACCAGAGACGCGGTGGCGAAACTGCCACCCCAGCAACAGATCGACTACATCAACCGAAGCCCGATGTCGGCGGCGGAAAAGGAGAAGCGTATCGCAGAGATCAAGGCCAAGGCTGGGATGAACTAGTCCCAATGATTGGTGTTCTCACCGTACTTGCCGCGTTCACCAAGGCTCCGGTGGACGCGGACTTCTTGCCGCCTCTTTCGCAGACGGTGGTCTACGAGGCTAACCTGCGCGCCCTGGGGCCAAAGGGTGGCTTCCGCGAACTGACGGATCGCTTGGATGGTCTGCAGAAACTTGGCATCAATGTTCTATGGTTGATGCCGATCATGCCGGTCGGGAAGGTGAAGGCGGTTCCGCCGTTGGGCTCGCCGTATGCGGTTGCCGACTATGGCAAGGTCAATCCGGAGTTTGGAACGGCCGAGGAATTTTCGCGCTTGGTGAAGGAGGCCCATCGGCGCAAGATCGCAGTGATGCTGGACTGGGTGGCGAACCATTCGGCGTGGGATAACCCGTGGCTGACGGCGCATCCCGATTGGTACACGCACGACGCCTCGGGGGCGATCACGCATCCGCCAGGGACGAATTGGATGGACGTGGCCGACCTGAACTATGATGTTGCGCCCATGCGGCTAGCGATGATCGCCGCGATGCAGTCTTGGGTGACGACGTACGGCGTCGATGGCTTTCGGTGCGATGCGGCGGACTACGTGCCACTCGACTTTTGGAAGGAGGCGATTTCGTCGCTTCGCGCCAAGTCGGGAAAGCGCCTGCTAATGTTGGGCGAAGGCGGAAACCGTGGCCTCTACTCTTCGGGGTTCGACCTGCTTTACGGGTGGGACTTTTACGGAAAGTTGAGGTCGATTTTTGGCGGCGGTAAGGCCAATGAGTTGTCTGGAGTGACCTCGGAAGGGTTGCGCTTGGGGTTCATCACCAATCACGACGAGTCGGCGTTTCACGATCCGTACGTTCAGGTTTTTGGGGGTGAAGAAGGCTCCGAGGCGGCGTTCTTGATCACGGCGTTGTACGGCGGGGTTCCGTTGGTCTATGAGGGCCAGGAGGTCGGGTGGCCGAAGGCGATTCCGATCTTTGAACGGTCGTCGATCGACTGGAATTCGGGTTCGGCGGTGCGGGCTTGGATGACTCAGCTCTTGCAGTTGTGCCGCAAGCATGAGGCTTTTCAGACCGGAGCCGTGACGGACTTTTCGTCCGGCGATGTGGTCGCCTTTGCGCGAGTTGGCAAAGGGGAAACCGGTTTGGTGCTCGCGAATGTGCGCAACCGTCCAATCGAGTTCGAAGTTCTAACTCAATGGCAAGGCCAATGGACCGACGGGTTTACTTCGAAGCCAACGACTCTGGGAACCTCCATCCACTTACCGGCTTTTGGTACAAAAGTCTGCATCCGCCCCCGGGGTAACGGAATACACTGATTGAGTCCGCTCGAAGCGCCCATCATGACTGAATCTCGATATTTTACGAAGCTCCAACGCGTGACCGGATGGGAGAAAACGGCGACCGGGATTGTGGCCGAAGTCGATGAGGCGCGGCTGGCGATCGACCTTCTTCGACCGGATACTTTTCGGTTCGAGATCACGCCTGCCCACGGTGGGGTGGATGCGCCCCAGTACGCGGTCTGCGCCGATGTGGCGTCGATGCGAACGCCGTTTTCGGTGAAGGAAAAGAAGGGGCGAGTTGAACTGGCGACAGACCAGGTTCGAGTGACGGTCCACCTGGACCCGTTTCGGCTGGAAGCCCATCGGGCGGATGGAAGCGCAATCTTCGAGACTTCGGAAGACGGAAACTTGGGGTCGTACGCTCAACTCAACGACTCGTTCATCGTGACGCGAATGCGAGGCGAAGACGATGTGATCCTCGGGTTGGGCGAGAAGACGGGTCGGCTCAACCGGGCGGGGCGGCACATGACGCTTTGGAACGTCGATGTTTTGAACCCGTCGGCAAGGCGCGAAATCGGTGCCTGCGATTGCGCGGGCGGGCCGAGCAACGATCCGCGGAGTACGGAATACGACCCCTACTACATCTCGATTCCGTTCTACCAAACCGTGGACGAGAAGGGGAATGCGGCAGGCTTTTTCGTCGATAACCTGTGCCGCGCCGAATACGATTTTGCGACCGAAGACGAGACTCGCATCCTGTTTTACGGTGGCCGGTATGTGGAGTATTTCTTCGCTGGCCCTCGGTTGGAGAACGTTCTGGAGGCGTACACGGCGCTGACGGGCCGGATGGGAACGCCGCCGCTTTG
The sequence above is a segment of the Armatimonadota bacterium genome. Coding sequences within it:
- a CDS encoding peptidylprolyl isomerase, translated to MKWLLLGLLLVPFALPSAKPKVVIETTLGDITVELEPDKAPVTTKNFLRYVDAGRYKDARFHRTVTMDNQPDKKIKIEVIQGGVNPKFEKMDYPAIKLERTNKTGLKHLDGTISMARDGADTATSDFFICIGDQPELDFGGKRNPDGQGFAAFGHVVKGMEIVRKIQGQPSKEQSLTPPITIKNIRLMK
- a CDS encoding aldo/keto reductase family oxidoreductase, producing MNRLQIGTSGVEASEISIGCMRIGGMEPSAIDELIRSSLDLGIDFFDHADIYGGGKCEEVFAASVKRLGLDRSKIILQSKCGIRKGFFDFSKEHILTSVDGILKRLDTDYLDILLLHRPDTLIEPEEVAEAFETVSKAGKVKNFGVSNFNPQQVELLQASLPMKLHVNQLQLSVMHTGMIDQGLTVNMKHENSVDRDGGILDYCRLKKITIQPWSPFQFGFFEGVFVDNPKFPELNKVLDTLSTEYGVTKTGMAIAWLQRHPAKMQTVLGTTKPSRVKEVADACKIDLSRPHWYEIYRAAGNILP
- a CDS encoding gfo/Idh/MocA family oxidoreductase — encoded protein: MLSSLKFAILGAGGRGQMFSEWLANECGPGSVVAVAEPDPVRRALVSDAHGIPASHCYETWEELLAQPKLADIVINTTQDHAHIRSAVKAMEVGYHMLLEKPMAVSLADCETINDVRKRTGRIVSVCHSLRYHSAFTEVRNIIQSGVLGEVVSYDQLEAVEHIHMSHSFVRGNWGNEGASTFMLLAKSCHDIDILMDMVGSEVTSVSSYGKLSFFRKENAPEGAPKFCVEGCPASETCPYDATKIYLSDSGWARYVGFHRLARQQAIDALRVSSYGKCVFQSDNDVVDHQVVALNFESGATATFTMTAFTPTGGRFIRVHGTKGYLEAKIDERKLTYWEFWRSNKKTEIDLPNSKGAHGGADAEVMKILIRAVEQNDPSLVRTDTETSLRTHTVVFRAEESRRTGQTVDLRSQIGAH
- a CDS encoding prepilin-type N-terminal cleavage/methylation domain-containing protein, whose product is MSKRTYAFTLIELLVVIAIIAILAAILFPVFAQAKVAAKKATDLSNMKQMGLSMMMYSTDFDDLLPMAMTKDPIPVAQATPPDYNMLGTDHAWTWCSDNDQNPTQIWWTYGETTWPYHKSLNIFRSPNSPNSNGNPGLGNYGVNWNLMGVPIFDPNHSWPLSTTAIDGVADKVLVINGGNVVLYQYNMVQPGAYGGLDYVAGACPNGPTSGPDAQGVDCSLYNVSWNSFPQMKGDLQTGRHNKSTINVTYADGHAKSTAFKGLAAKQGSAWCPNGNTGWACN
- a CDS encoding sulfatase-like hydrolase/transferase, yielding MVLSILLAGTMAFQKPQNFVVIFVDDMGYGDLSCYGNTRYKTPNLDRMAANGAKFTNFYVGSPACSPSRASLLTGCYPTRVSVPQVLGPDWKTGLNPDEITIPRMLKASGYATACVGKWHLGVKNLMPTHQGFDEFFGLPYSADMWPPNGNWPRLFLYEGDKPLEEIKNLDDQAQLTRRYTEHAQEFIRKNKKKPFFLYMTHSMPHVPIAASKRFLGKSRAGLYGDVVQEIDWSVGEVLKTLKEQGLEKNTLVTFSSDNGPWLPYGDHAGSAGGLREGKGTTFEGGFREPGIFYEPGFVPKGLVVNEMASTMDYLPTFAKLSGATLPKNEIDGHDIRDLITGKKGAKTPWDAFYYYWPGELQAVRSGDWKLHVPHNHRHQTYPAGTGGKPAGEVTEHIGLSLFNITKDPAETTNVADQHPEIVERLLKLIEEARQDFGDTLTKRVGSKVRPPGKVDPTG
- a CDS encoding DUF4832 domain-containing protein, which produces MITALLAAHFLGTTYEWTYKPAPGPIVNPLKGWAPYVGEGSQIQQPYSMVYFNVKWNELEPQDGVYKFDEWEKKTWDIPAAKGKLVVFRVNMDYPTEKTGVPQWLIDAGLKMTPYTDYGGGKSPDYSNPRLQKALLKFIKALGARYNSNPRVAFIQVGLLGFWGEWHTWPRTELFASDDFQKQVLDTMTKAFPDKKLMARNPSGVAGSYTNLGFHDDMIPQDTVGSEDWKFLPGILAHNLGANWKQYPRGGEMVPFASKQYMVDEYSTTLKAVQDVHFTWIGPYCPALENIESDTFKSNCRQLIRTMGYQFSLTKAFAQIDGKNLAFRIEGTNDGVAPFYYLWTVRFALLDDQDHVAAQTDSTIDIRKWLPGNFSANGSVSFATKPGKYRLALGVIDPYNRVPDVEFANQIDKIDGWQTLGQVQIKP